From the genome of Neomonachus schauinslandi chromosome 5, ASM220157v2, whole genome shotgun sequence, one region includes:
- the CCDC134 gene encoding coiled-coil domain-containing protein 134, giving the protein MDLLQFLFVLLLSGTGVTDTLKTSLDPSLEIYKKMFEVKRREQLLALKNLAHLNDVHQQYKILDVMLKGLFKVLEDSRTVLIAADVLPDGPFPQDEKLKDAFSQVVENTAFFGDVVLRFPRIVHHYFDHNSNWNLLIRWGISFCNQSGVFDQGPHSPILSLMAQELGISEKDSDFQNPFKVDRPEFISSTDPFQKALREEEKRRKKEEKRKEIRKGPRISRSQSEL; this is encoded by the exons ATGGATCTTCTTCAGTTCCTCTTTGTCCTGCTATTGTCTGGGACAGGAGTCACAGACACCCTGAAGACCTCCCTGGACCCGAGCCTGGAGATCT ACAAGAAGATGTTTGAGGTGAAACGGCGAGAACAGCTGCTGGCCCTGAAAAACCTGGCACACCTAAACGATGTCCACCAGCAGTACAAGATTCTTGACGTCATGCTCAAGGGGCTCTTTAAG GTGCTGGAGGACTCGCGGACAGTGCTCATTGCTGCAGATGTGCTCCCAGATGGGCCCTTCCCCCAGGACGAGAAACTGAAGGATG CTTTCTCCCAAGTAGTGGAGAACACGGCCTTCTTCGGTGATGTGGTGCTGCGCTTCCCGAGGATTGTGCACCACTACTTTGACCACAATTCCAACTGGAACCTTCTCATCCGCTGGGGCATCAGCTTCTGCAACCAGTCGGGCGTGTTTGACCAGGGGCCCCACTCGCCCATCCTTAGCCTG ATGGCCCAGGAGCTGGGGATCAGCGAGAAGGACTCTGACTTCCAGAACCCATTTAAAGTAGACCGCCCAGAG TTCATTTCCAGCACCGACCCTTTCCAGAAGgccctgagggaggaggagaaacgcaggaagaaagaggagaagcgGAAAGAGATCCGAAAGGGCCCACGGATCTCAAGATCCCAGTCGGAGTTATAG